A window of the Gossypium hirsutum isolate 1008001.06 chromosome A05, Gossypium_hirsutum_v2.1, whole genome shotgun sequence genome harbors these coding sequences:
- the LOC107960915 gene encoding leucine-rich repeat extensin-like protein 1, translated as MQRSEAYEPVVDIEPDPNPDPELDPEPEAESEQSYSHSANTSYHPDFQSNDYLPGSSSHSHSVDTSYHPNLPSNDYFPGSSGGGYHYGFDIFGSYPPQHNTSPGPYPLYYSTTPNPYPLQYFTPIGLYPPQHGIPPGSSSSMPFEPYDFSSMYQTPSPATEEDVGCLNHPQRERRPLQKYTPRTTPSNHQF; from the coding sequence ATGCAGCGATCTGAGGCATACGAGCCAGTGGTCGATATAGAGCCCGATCCAAATCCAGATCCTGAGCTTGACCCAGAGCCAGAGGCCGAGTCTGAGCAATCGTATTCACATTCGGCTAATACTTCTTATCATCCGGATTTCCAGAGTAATGACTATTTACCGGGCTCGTCATCACATTCACATTCAGTCGATACTTCTTATCATCCGAATTTGCCGAGCAATGACTATTTCCCGGGCTCGTCAGGGGGCGGATACCATTATGGGTTTGATATCTTTGGGTCGTACCCACCGCAGCACAACACTTCTCCCGGCCCATATCCACTGTATTATAGCACTACCCCCAACCCCTATCCGTTGCAGTACTTCACTCCTATTGGGTTGTATCCACCGCAGCATGGCATTCCTCCCGGCTCAAGTTCGTCTATGCCATTCGAGccatatgatttttcttctatGTATCAGACACCCTCACCTGCGACTGAAGAGGATGTTGGTTGTCTCAATCACCCACAACGTGAACGTCGACCTCTGCAGAAATATACCCCTAGGACTacaccatcgaaccatcaattttag
- the LOC107959586 gene encoding G-type lectin S-receptor-like serine/threonine-protein kinase LECRK4, whose amino-acid sequence MAAVWSLLILLSSFFVARGVEDKHSSGTIGLGYSLSPLTPPTSLASPSGRFAFGFYSQDNGFSIGVWLEGNRKTDNKVVWTANRDDPPLHATATLTLNEKGLLLSSRVSGENKVIAYPNDSAVSVFSASMLDSGNFVLYNKVNHTIWESFEHPTDTLLGGQALLPSHELISSSSENDHSSGRFHLSMQLDGNLVLYPLDVDDDPTTAYWATAIDGVNRSLRLFLNSTGFLQLINNTDSSIYLEINSKFYPEVSYNDHNENTTTTSSNDSIVHSASLDVDGNFQLYTHQFEPSGGFRISRVLRALEDSCKVKGFCGTNSYCTFNDDRAYCACLPGTDFIDPQRNTLGCKRNYSEAHCKGGKDNIPLYNITPLQNIVWTTGIFYSEELMSMSACSQTCLEDCSCEAAQFSDGVCRKQKLPLWHLLRQHGANDESSTSTAFLKMGIRSLEADDGAVLDELKPHIERKDPTLKILLLTFSLVACSCALLAISGVFIFKFRVLRYKRLLEIGNLGLTGELTLASFSYNVLKRATNGFKEELGKGSFGAVYKGSLNRGRNLIAVKRLEKLVEEGEREFQAEMRAIGRAHHKNLVRLLGYCAEDSKRVLVYEYMGNGSLADLLFKSRQRPDWDERTRIALDVARGILYLHEECETPIIHCDIKPQNILMDDYWRAKISDFGLAKLLMGDHTRTFTVVRGTRGYMAPEWHKNVPISAKADIYSYGIVLLETVFCRRNLDTTVSNPEEIILSILVYKCLVEKKLDKLVLGEEVDKKSLERMVMVALWCIQDEPALRPSIKTVVMMLEGITDICIPPCPTASSI is encoded by the coding sequence ATGGCAGCCGTGTGGTCTCTTCTCATCCTCCTTTCTTCATTCTTTGTGGCTAGAGGAGTTGAAGACAAGCATTCAAGCGGCACCATTGGGCTGGGATATTCGCTTTCCCCCTTAACTCCACCCACCTCATTGGCTTCGCCTTCTGGTCGTTTCGCATTTGGTTTTTACAGTCAAGACAATGGCTTTTCAATTGGAGTTTGGCTGGAGGGCAATAGAAAGACAGATAACAAAGTTGTATGGACAGCAAACCGTGATGACCCGCCGCTCCATGCAACTGCTACTCTGACACTAAACGAGAAAGGTTTGCTTCTTTCGAGCCGTGTGAGCGGAGAAAATAAAGTTATTGCTTATCCAAATGACTCGGCTGTCAGTGTCTTCTCTGCCTCCATGCTAGATTCAGGCAATTTTGTGCTCTACAACAAAGTCAATCATACCATTTGGGAGAGTTTCGAGCATCCTACAGATACCCTTTTAGGTGGTCAGGCTCTATTACCTAGTCACGAGTTGATCTCCAGTTCTTCAGAAAATGATCACTCGTCCGGAAGGTTTCATCTAAGTATGCAACTAGATGGGAATCTCGTTCTATACCCTCTAGACGTCGATGATGATCCTACAACTGCCTATTGGGCCACAGCTATTGATGGTGTGAATCGTTCACTCCGATTATTTCTTAACTCGACAGGCTTCCTACAACTTATCAACAACACTGATTCCTCCATCTACCtagaaattaattctaaattttatcCAGAGGTGAGCTACAATGACCACAACGAGAACACCACCACCACCAGCAGCAACGACAGTATCGTTCACAGTGCAAGCCTTGATGTTGATGGAAATTTCCAGTTATATACTCATCAATTTGAGCCAAGTGGTGGATTTCGAATTTCCCGAGTGTTGCGTGCGTTGGAGGATTCCTGTAAAGTTAAAGGCTTTTGTGGTACCAATAGCTATTGCACGTTTAATGATGACAGAGCTTACTGTGCATGCCTTCCCGGCACTGATTTTATCGATCCTCAGCGCAATACCCTCGGCTGCAAGAGAAATTATAGTGAAGCACATTGTAAAGGAGGGAAGGACAATATACCCCTTTATAACATCACTCCATTGCAAAATATAGTATGGACTACAGGTATATTTTACAGTGAAGAGCTAATGTCCATGAGTGCCTGCAGCCAAACATGCTTGGAAGACTGTAGTTGTGAGGCAGCACAGTTTAGCGATGGAGTTTGCAGGAAACAAAAGCTTCCACTATGGCATTTGCTACGACAACATGGTGCTAATGACGAGAGTTCCACTTCCACAGCTTTCTTGAAGATGGGAATCAGAAGCCTAGAAGCAGATGACGGGGCTGTTCTTGATGAATTAAAGCCCCATATCGAACGGAAAGATCCGACGCTGAAAATTCTTCTTTTAACTTTCAGTCTTGTCGCATGTTCATGTGCTTTGCTTGCAATCTCTGGtgtattcatttttaaatttcgagttctaaGATACAAAAGGCTGTTGGAAATTGGAAATTTGGGCCTAACCGGAGAGCTTACGTTGGCATCGTTTTCATACAATGTACTCAAGAGAGCAACGAATGGTTTTAAAGAAGAGTTGGGTAAGGGATCCTTTGGAGCAGTCTACAAAGGGTCCTTAAACAGAGGAAGAAATTTGATTGCAGTAAAGCGATTGGAGAAGTTAGTGGAAGAAGGAGAAAGAGAGTTCCAAGCAGAAATGCGAGCAATTGGCAGAGCTCACCACAAGAATTTAGTTCGACTTTTGGGATACTGTGCTGAGGACTCCAAGAGGGTGTTGGTGTATGAGTACATGGGCAACGGCTCCCTTGCTGATCTACTGTTCAAGTCAAGACAGCGCCCTGATTGGGATGAAAGAACAAGAATAGCCCTGGATGTAGCTAGAGGAATCCTCTATTTACATGAGGAGTGTGAGACCCCAATCATTCACTGTGACATAAAGCCGCAAAACATATTGATGGATGATTATTGGAGAGCTAAAATTTCAGACTTCGGGCTGGCAAAACTGTTGATGGGGGATCATACAAGGACCTTCACAGTAGTGAGGGGAACTAGAGGATACATGGCCCCAGAATGGCATAAGAATGTTCCAATATCAGCGAAGGCTGACATTTACAGTTACGGAATTGTGCTATTGGAAACTGTGTTTTGCAGACGAAACTTGGACACCACTGTATCAAACCCAGAGGAGATCATTCTGTCGATTTTGGTGTATAAATGTCTGGTTGAAAAAAAGTTGGATAAGCTTGTGCTTGGTGAAGAAGTAGATAAGAAAAGCTTGGAAAGAATGGTGATGGTGGCACTTTGGTGTATCCAAGATGAACCAGCACTTCGTCCTTCCATCAAGACTGTAGTGATGATGCTGGAAGGCATTACTGATATATGCATTCCCCCATGTCCAACTGCTTCCTCCATATAA
- the LOC107960914 gene encoding uncharacterized protein, which produces METEHVFVEDVRDAMVVNRRMARSMNVEIYSRHLETFRVAETISRRPGIPPRSYGVDLWNRRCDCKRFQILHYPCAHVMAACAKMNLNVEQFIDDVYTLERTLCVWENEFPVLPDLSTWEVPLTTFELVPDRGLRRNQRGRPQSSRIYNEMDIREKFDGKRCGLYRLAGHSRNKCPQQNYHVGQSSRSGRN; this is translated from the coding sequence ATGGAGACAGAACACGTGTTTGTCGAAGATGTTAGAGATGCAATGGTTGTAAACCGTCGgatggcgaggtcgatgaatgtagaaatatattcacgacACCTTGAAACGTTTCGTGTTGCGGAGACCATTAGTCGTCGACCTGGcataccacctaggtcctatggagttgatctcTGGAACAGACGGTGCGATTGCAAGAGATTCCAAAtacttcattatccatgtgcgcATGTCATGGCAGCATGTGCTAAAATGAACCTTAATGTTGAACAATTTATCGATGATGTATACACACTTGAGCGCACGTTATGTGTCTGGGAAAATGAGTTCCCCGTCCTACCTGACCTATCTACGTGGGAGGTACCTCTGACGACTTTCGAGCTTGTCCCAGACAGAGGGCTACGTAGGAATCAGAGAGGTCGTCCGCAATCATCTAGAATCTAcaatgaaatggacattagggagaaatttgATGGTAAGCGTTGTGGATTATATAGGTTAGCTGGTCATTCCCGAAACAAATGCCCGCAACAAAACTATCATGTTGGACAATCATCACGATCCGGTAGAAATTGA